The Vibrio navarrensis genome has a segment encoding these proteins:
- a CDS encoding YecA family protein — protein sequence MQYQLIELTTSACSESAWFIEGAVFAANLTVKPTDPEQWLDSLLGEVSVDVRHAVTEQIHKQHNRILRNEYSLQTLLDENQEALADFAEGFMSLWPIVEEQWQEVQINDGTQRMLSAWLTCLMLAIDQEQTQAQMKAAGIETPPQLGDFLPQFDLMLNEVAQAADELMVGNKSQSLNPYKGIGRNDTCPCGSGKKFKQCCGQ from the coding sequence ATGCAATACCAACTTATCGAACTCACGACTTCAGCATGTTCAGAATCAGCCTGGTTTATTGAAGGGGCTGTTTTTGCTGCGAATTTGACCGTCAAACCGACCGATCCAGAACAATGGCTGGACAGCTTGCTGGGCGAAGTCTCTGTCGATGTACGTCATGCGGTCACAGAGCAGATCCACAAGCAACATAATCGCATTCTGCGCAATGAGTACTCGCTGCAGACACTACTCGATGAAAACCAAGAGGCATTGGCGGACTTTGCCGAAGGGTTTATGTCGCTATGGCCGATAGTAGAAGAGCAGTGGCAAGAGGTGCAAATCAATGACGGTACGCAGCGTATGCTCAGTGCATGGTTAACATGCTTGATGCTGGCTATCGACCAAGAACAAACTCAAGCGCAAATGAAGGCGGCAGGGATCGAGACGCCACCGCAACTGGGTGACTTTCTGCCTCAGTTCGATCTGATGCTCAATGAGGTAGCACAAGCCGCAGATGAGTTGATGGTTGGCAATAAATCGCAAAGCCTTAATCCTTATAAAGGCATCGGCCGCAACGATACATGCCCTTGTGGTAGCGGTAAGAAGTTCAAACAGTGCTGCGGCCAGTAA
- the fadR gene encoding fatty acid metabolism transcriptional regulator FadR, with protein sequence MVIKAKSPAGFAEKYIIESIWNGRFPPGSILPAERELSELIGVTRTTLREVLQRLARDGWLTIQHGKPTKVNQFMETSGLHILDTLMTLDVDNATNIVEDLLAARTNISPIFMRYAFKVNKESSERTIRNVIDSCEQLLEAPSWDAFLSSSPYADKIQQNVKEDNEKDEVKRQEILVAKTFNFYDYMLFQRLAFHSGNQIYGLIFNGLRKLYDRVGSFYFSNPTSRALALKFYRQLLQICESGQREQLPGLIRQYGIESAMIWNEMKKQLPTNFTEDDA encoded by the coding sequence ATGGTTATTAAGGCAAAGAGCCCAGCGGGCTTTGCAGAGAAGTATATTATTGAAAGCATCTGGAATGGTCGCTTTCCACCAGGTTCTATTTTACCTGCTGAGCGTGAGCTCTCTGAATTGATTGGAGTAACCAGAACAACACTGCGTGAAGTATTGCAGCGATTGGCTCGTGATGGTTGGTTGACTATTCAGCATGGTAAACCAACCAAAGTAAACCAGTTTATGGAAACATCTGGTCTACATATTCTAGACACTTTGATGACGCTTGATGTCGATAACGCTACTAACATCGTGGAAGATCTTCTGGCGGCGCGCACTAACATCAGCCCTATTTTTATGCGTTATGCATTCAAAGTGAATAAAGAGAGCTCTGAGCGAACCATCAGGAATGTAATTGACTCTTGCGAACAATTGCTTGAAGCGCCATCGTGGGATGCATTTTTGTCATCGTCTCCTTATGCCGACAAAATTCAACAAAATGTAAAAGAAGACAATGAGAAAGATGAAGTCAAGCGTCAGGAAATTCTGGTGGCGAAGACATTCAATTTTTACGACTACATGCTTTTTCAACGTTTGGCGTTTCACTCTGGGAACCAAATCTACGGCCTCATCTTTAACGGTTTAAGAAAACTGTATGATCGTGTTGGAAGCTTCTATTTTTCCAATCCGACTTCGCGTGCACTTGCTCTGAAATTTTATCGCCAGTTGCTACAGATCTGCGAGTCAGGTCAACGTGAACAGTTACCAGGCCTTATTCGTCAATATGGCATTGAAAGTGCGATGATTTGGAACGAGATGAAAAAGCAGTTGCCGACCAATTTCACGGAAGACGATGCTTAG
- the yfbV gene encoding terminus macrodomain insulation protein YfbV yields MSNKVGLAHSLRDGQKYMDIWPMRKELNAIFPDQRIIKATRFGVKVMPAIAAISLLTQMAFDNYQALPQAIVVALFALSMPLQGMWWLGNRSNTQLPPALASWYRELHHKIVETGFALEPLKSRPRYKELAQILNRAFRQLDKSALERWF; encoded by the coding sequence ATGAGCAATAAAGTCGGATTAGCCCACAGCCTACGAGATGGGCAAAAGTACATGGATATCTGGCCGATGCGCAAAGAGTTGAACGCCATATTTCCTGATCAGAGAATAATTAAGGCGACGCGCTTCGGCGTGAAAGTGATGCCGGCGATTGCGGCCATTAGCCTGCTTACCCAAATGGCTTTCGACAATTACCAAGCCTTGCCACAAGCCATTGTGGTGGCACTGTTCGCTCTAAGTATGCCGTTGCAAGGAATGTGGTGGCTTGGCAATCGCTCTAACACGCAATTGCCTCCTGCGTTGGCAAGTTGGTATCGTGAGTTGCATCATAAGATTGTAGAAACAGGCTTTGCTTTGGAGCCACTCAAATCCCGTCCGCGTTATAAAGAGTTAGCGCAGATCCTCAATCGTGCCTTTCGTCAACTGGATAAAAGCGCCTTAGAACGTTGGTTTTAG
- the nhaB gene encoding Na(+)/H(+) antiporter NhaB, which translates to MPMSLGNAFIKNFLGKAPDWYKLAIISFLIINPFVFFLVNPFVAGWLLVVEFIFTLAMALKCYPLQPGGLLAIEAIAIGMTSPEQVKHELVANIEVLLLLVFMVAGIYFMKHLLLFIFTKILLGIRSKAMLSLAFCFAAAFLSAFLDALTVIAVVISVAVGFYSIYHKVASGSGVSSDHDHTQDDHITELTRDDLENYRAFLRSLLMHAGVGTALGGVTTMVGEPQNLIIADQAGWLFGEFLIRMAPITLPVFIFGLLTCVAVEKFKVFGYGAELPDNVRHILVDFDNEERKTRTNQDIAKLWIQGLIAVWLIVGLALHLAAVGLIGLSVIILATAFTGVIEEHSLGKAFEEALPFTALLAVFFSIVAVIIDQQLFKPVIDAVLAVEDKGTQLAMFYVANGLLSMVSDNVFVGTVYINEVKTALHEGLINRDQFDLLAVAINTGTNLPSVATPNGQAAFLFLLTSALAPLIRLSYGRMVLMALPYTVVLALVGLFGIVFLLEPMTAWFYDAGWISHHVGAVSHAVSSGH; encoded by the coding sequence ATGCCGATGTCGCTCGGAAACGCTTTTATCAAGAATTTTCTTGGTAAGGCACCTGATTGGTATAAACTTGCCATCATTTCTTTTCTAATCATTAACCCTTTCGTTTTTTTCCTCGTCAACCCTTTCGTAGCAGGCTGGCTACTGGTGGTAGAGTTCATCTTTACGTTGGCGATGGCACTAAAATGTTACCCACTTCAACCAGGCGGTTTATTAGCAATTGAGGCAATTGCTATCGGGATGACCAGTCCAGAACAAGTAAAGCATGAACTTGTGGCGAATATTGAAGTGCTACTGCTCCTCGTATTCATGGTGGCCGGCATCTACTTTATGAAGCACTTGCTTCTGTTTATTTTCACCAAGATCTTGCTCGGCATCCGCTCTAAAGCGATGCTTTCTTTAGCATTCTGCTTTGCGGCCGCGTTTCTTTCGGCATTTTTAGATGCCTTAACGGTGATTGCTGTGGTTATCAGCGTTGCTGTCGGTTTCTACTCAATCTACCACAAAGTCGCCTCTGGCAGCGGGGTGAGTTCAGACCACGATCATACCCAAGATGACCACATCACTGAGCTAACTCGAGATGACCTTGAGAATTACCGCGCATTCCTACGCTCACTATTGATGCACGCCGGGGTAGGGACTGCACTTGGCGGCGTAACCACCATGGTTGGTGAACCGCAAAACCTGATCATTGCCGATCAAGCAGGCTGGCTGTTCGGTGAATTCTTGATTCGTATGGCGCCAATCACACTGCCTGTGTTTATCTTCGGTTTGCTTACCTGTGTTGCGGTTGAGAAGTTCAAAGTGTTTGGCTATGGTGCCGAGCTGCCTGACAACGTTCGTCATATATTGGTCGATTTCGACAACGAAGAGCGCAAAACCCGCACCAATCAAGACATCGCAAAACTATGGATTCAGGGCTTGATTGCGGTTTGGTTGATTGTTGGACTCGCACTGCACTTGGCTGCGGTCGGTTTGATTGGTTTGTCGGTCATCATCCTCGCCACTGCGTTCACTGGTGTAATAGAAGAACATTCGCTGGGTAAAGCGTTTGAAGAAGCACTGCCATTTACTGCGTTGCTAGCGGTATTCTTCTCTATCGTTGCGGTGATCATCGACCAGCAACTCTTTAAGCCAGTAATTGATGCGGTGTTAGCGGTTGAGGACAAAGGAACACAGCTTGCGATGTTCTATGTCGCTAACGGTTTGCTCTCTATGGTTTCAGACAACGTGTTTGTTGGCACTGTTTACATCAACGAAGTAAAAACCGCCTTGCACGAAGGTTTGATTAACCGCGATCAGTTTGACTTGCTCGCGGTTGCTATCAACACAGGTACCAACTTACCTTCGGTGGCCACACCAAACGGTCAGGCGGCATTTCTGTTCCTATTGACTTCGGCCTTAGCGCCTTTGATTCGCCTCTCTTATGGACGTATGGTGCTGATGGCACTGCCATATACGGTTGTGCTCGCCTTGGTGGGCCTGTTTGGCATTGTGTTCCTACTGGAGCCGATGACTGCCTGGTTTTATGACGCGGGTTGGATTTCGCATCACGTTGGGGCCGTTTCACACGCAGTTTCGAGTGGTCACTAA
- a CDS encoding ABC transporter permease, translating into MSAFAFFGALELGLLYGLVALGVFLTFRVLDFPDLSVDGSFPMGAAVAATAIVAGVNPWLATGMAIIAGAMTGWVTAFLAVRCGILHLLASILTMIAAFSINIRIMGRPNMALLGEETILTPFESLGDPMLVRPLVVGILVLISAWLVVRLLSSDFGLGLRATGVNARMVRAQGGSTSFYTYFGLALSNGFVGFAGALFAQTNSFADVTSGVGTIVVGLAAVILGQTLISGRKIWVAVVAVIVGSVLYRLAVAFALSSGMFGLQASDLNLVTAILVAIALIAPKLKGNLSIKKSVSPAKVAGGKSRSGGTA; encoded by the coding sequence ATGTCTGCTTTTGCATTTTTCGGAGCTTTAGAGCTTGGCCTGTTGTACGGTTTGGTCGCATTGGGCGTTTTTCTCACCTTTCGTGTGTTGGATTTTCCTGATCTCAGTGTTGACGGTAGTTTTCCGATGGGCGCGGCGGTTGCAGCAACGGCAATCGTGGCGGGCGTCAACCCTTGGCTTGCCACTGGAATGGCGATTATCGCTGGCGCAATGACCGGCTGGGTAACGGCATTTTTAGCGGTGCGCTGCGGAATATTGCACCTTTTAGCATCCATTCTCACCATGATTGCCGCGTTTTCTATCAACATTCGCATTATGGGTCGGCCAAATATGGCTTTGCTTGGGGAAGAAACCATTCTCACGCCGTTTGAGTCTTTGGGCGATCCTATGCTGGTTCGACCATTGGTGGTTGGCATCTTGGTGTTAATCTCAGCTTGGTTAGTGGTTCGTCTGCTCAGCAGCGATTTTGGCCTGGGTTTACGCGCCACGGGGGTTAACGCTCGAATGGTGCGCGCACAGGGTGGAAGTACTTCTTTTTACACCTATTTTGGTCTTGCACTATCGAACGGTTTTGTCGGCTTTGCGGGGGCATTATTTGCGCAAACCAATAGTTTTGCCGATGTTACCTCTGGGGTTGGCACCATAGTGGTCGGCCTTGCTGCGGTAATCTTAGGTCAAACGCTGATCTCGGGCCGTAAAATTTGGGTAGCCGTCGTTGCGGTAATTGTTGGCTCGGTTCTTTATCGTTTAGCCGTTGCATTTGCCTTGAGCTCGGGCATGTTTGGCTTACAAGCATCGGATCTCAACTTAGTGACCGCCATTCTCGTTGCGATTGCCTTGATCGCGCCGAAACTGAAAGGAAACCTCAGTATAAAAAAGTCTGTTAGCCCTGCCAAAGTGGCGGGTGGAAAAAGTCGATCAGGAGGTACGGCATGA
- the malZ gene encoding maltodextrin glucosidase yields MTHPFLFHSQTQDGFCLSQGLAQVTLRTQSQGIQKVYLRHEPDNEEYLVEMQPIEAAGVLKQWRASFALNSDRDVTQYVFKVLTEDGQYWLDARGVQKRMPGSEYHFKYNAKHQPPEWVKEQVFYQIFPDRFCDGNPDISVKDGEYTVKNGTRLVVAKAWGEAVDTGSGYGGCEFYGGDLAGIASKLDYLQTLGVSALYLNPIFTAPSNHKYDTTDYLMVDPHLGTNQEFAELTQALHQRNMKVILDAVFNHTSCEHPWLDRGGKGDNGAYHHSDSPYRDYYFFDDETKNYIGWKGIENLPVLNFAHQAVKNYIYQGEDAVIRHWLKAPYQIDGWRFDVIHMLGEGEGAYNNAHYVQAFRQATKAENPQAYVLGEHFFEATKWLQGEQEDGSMNYYGFAHPVRALLAQQDIAYDPITIDGCEFVEWLNEARAKIPWLNQLSQLNQLDSHDTARFITLLNQHQGYMEIALGLLFTYVGTPCLYYGTEVGLAGGQDPDNRRSFPWEQVETSPWFGYVQRLIQLRTTHPCLQQGAIQFLAIEKDHFAFTRQLGEECALVVVNLCQTQSISLPFWQTGISAGQLTPMIEQRAPLAISEEMCMEIAPESISVWMVDAK; encoded by the coding sequence ATGACGCATCCCTTTCTTTTTCACTCGCAGACTCAAGATGGATTTTGCTTAAGCCAAGGCTTAGCGCAGGTGACACTTCGCACTCAATCGCAAGGTATTCAAAAGGTCTACCTCAGGCATGAACCCGATAATGAAGAGTACTTAGTCGAGATGCAACCGATTGAAGCTGCCGGGGTGTTAAAGCAATGGCGAGCAAGTTTCGCGCTCAACAGTGACCGTGATGTCACTCAATATGTCTTCAAAGTACTGACGGAAGATGGACAGTATTGGTTAGATGCTCGCGGGGTGCAAAAGCGCATGCCGGGCAGCGAATATCACTTTAAATACAATGCTAAACATCAACCGCCAGAGTGGGTGAAAGAGCAGGTTTTCTATCAAATCTTCCCAGATCGCTTTTGCGACGGCAATCCTGATATCAGTGTGAAAGATGGCGAATACACAGTAAAAAATGGTACGCGGCTGGTGGTGGCCAAAGCTTGGGGAGAGGCGGTTGATACCGGATCTGGCTATGGTGGCTGTGAGTTTTATGGCGGCGATCTGGCCGGTATCGCAAGCAAACTGGATTATCTACAAACTTTGGGCGTGAGCGCGCTCTATCTCAACCCTATTTTTACCGCACCGAGTAATCATAAGTACGATACGACCGATTATCTGATGGTCGATCCGCATCTTGGCACCAATCAGGAGTTTGCCGAGCTCACGCAAGCATTACACCAGCGCAACATGAAAGTGATACTCGATGCGGTGTTTAACCACACCTCTTGCGAACATCCTTGGCTCGATCGCGGCGGTAAAGGAGACAACGGTGCCTACCATCACAGTGATTCGCCTTATCGTGACTACTATTTCTTTGATGACGAAACGAAGAATTACATCGGTTGGAAAGGGATTGAGAACCTACCTGTGCTCAATTTTGCTCATCAAGCGGTAAAAAATTACATCTACCAAGGTGAAGATGCGGTGATACGCCATTGGCTCAAAGCGCCTTATCAAATTGACGGCTGGCGGTTCGATGTGATCCATATGCTTGGTGAAGGGGAAGGGGCCTACAATAATGCCCATTACGTGCAGGCGTTTCGTCAGGCGACCAAAGCGGAAAACCCACAGGCGTACGTGCTCGGAGAACATTTTTTTGAGGCCACTAAGTGGCTGCAAGGGGAGCAAGAAGATGGCTCGATGAACTACTACGGCTTTGCCCACCCAGTCCGAGCACTACTGGCACAACAAGATATCGCTTACGACCCGATTACCATTGATGGCTGCGAATTTGTCGAATGGCTCAATGAGGCACGAGCGAAAATTCCTTGGCTCAACCAATTAAGCCAGCTCAATCAACTCGATAGCCATGATACCGCACGCTTCATTACGCTACTCAACCAACACCAAGGTTACATGGAAATCGCACTCGGGCTGTTGTTTACGTATGTTGGCACGCCGTGCCTTTACTATGGGACAGAAGTGGGCTTAGCAGGGGGACAAGATCCCGATAATCGACGTAGCTTCCCTTGGGAACAGGTCGAAACCTCCCCTTGGTTTGGTTATGTGCAACGCTTGATTCAATTGAGAACAACTCATCCTTGTTTACAGCAAGGCGCAATACAGTTTCTGGCGATAGAGAAGGATCACTTTGCCTTTACTCGCCAACTGGGAGAAGAATGCGCGCTGGTGGTTGTCAATCTCTGTCAAACGCAGTCGATCTCATTACCATTTTGGCAGACAGGAATATCAGCAGGCCAATTGACGCCGATGATAGAGCAACGCGCGCCTTTAGCCATTAGTGAAGAGATGTGCATGGAGATTGCGCCTGAATCCATTTCCGTATGGATGGTGGATGCGAAGTGA
- the dusC gene encoding tRNA dihydrouridine(16) synthase DusC: MRVILGPMEGVLDHLMREMLTEINDYDFCVTEFVRVVSQPLPDHVFYRLCPELLQGSKTRAGVPIKLQLLGQDPHWMAENAVRAAELGAYGIDLNFGCPAKMVNQSKGGAALLQHPELIYQVVKACREAVPANIPVSAKIRLGWENPEDCFEIVDAVEQGKADELTVHARTKTGGYKASEIKWHYIDQIRQRCKIPLIANGEIWNYADGQACIATTGVDSLMVCRGALNVPNLGNVVKHDHKSMPWEQVVDLLLQYSEYEVRGDKSKYYPNRIKQWFAYLRQAYPQAAPLFSDIRTLTQVEPIVTHLQHYRAQLHAERIPA; the protein is encoded by the coding sequence ATGCGTGTAATATTGGGACCGATGGAAGGGGTATTGGATCATTTGATGCGTGAGATGCTCACAGAGATCAATGATTACGATTTCTGCGTCACCGAATTTGTTCGCGTGGTCAGTCAGCCACTTCCCGATCATGTCTTCTATCGCTTGTGCCCTGAACTGCTGCAAGGCTCAAAGACACGTGCTGGTGTGCCAATCAAATTACAACTTCTTGGTCAAGATCCACACTGGATGGCAGAAAACGCGGTACGAGCAGCCGAGCTTGGTGCTTATGGCATCGATCTAAATTTTGGTTGCCCAGCGAAGATGGTTAACCAAAGCAAAGGCGGCGCGGCGCTGTTGCAACATCCGGAACTTATCTATCAAGTGGTCAAAGCGTGCCGAGAGGCGGTTCCTGCGAACATTCCTGTCTCTGCCAAAATCCGCCTAGGCTGGGAAAACCCAGAAGATTGCTTTGAGATCGTCGATGCAGTCGAACAAGGTAAAGCGGATGAACTGACCGTGCATGCCCGAACCAAAACGGGCGGCTACAAAGCCAGTGAAATTAAGTGGCACTATATCGACCAGATCCGTCAGCGTTGCAAAATTCCTCTAATCGCCAATGGCGAAATCTGGAATTATGCCGATGGGCAAGCTTGTATAGCAACCACAGGGGTCGACTCTTTGATGGTATGTCGCGGCGCGCTAAATGTGCCGAACTTAGGCAATGTGGTGAAGCATGACCACAAATCAATGCCGTGGGAGCAAGTGGTGGATTTGCTGCTGCAATACAGTGAGTACGAGGTACGCGGCGATAAAAGTAAGTATTACCCGAATCGCATTAAACAGTGGTTTGCCTACTTACGCCAAGCTTACCCTCAAGCCGCCCCACTCTTTAGTGACATTCGTACTCTGACCCAAGTTGAGCCGATTGTGACTCATTTGCAGCATTATCGCGCGCAGCTCCACGCAGAAAGAATTCCTGCATAA
- a CDS encoding ABC transporter ATP-binding protein, whose amino-acid sequence MIRLEDIQVTFNRGTILENRALRGVCLEVPEYQFLTVIGSNGAGKSTLLGAVTGETPMVGGKVLIDDTDVTHQTVDQRARLCARVFQDPLAGTCGALTIEENMALAYMRGKSRGWNLALSSQRRKLFQERISILGLGLEDRLGDSIGLLSGGQRQAVSLVMATLSDSKLLLLDEHTAALDPRMAAFIIDLTKRIVKEFNLTVMMVTHSMKDALACGDRTVMLHQGEIVLDVAGEQRAGMTVTHLLEMFSKVRGEELADDSLLLN is encoded by the coding sequence ATGATTAGGCTTGAAGATATTCAGGTGACGTTTAATCGCGGCACTATTCTTGAAAATCGCGCTTTGCGTGGTGTCTGTTTAGAAGTGCCGGAGTACCAGTTTCTCACGGTTATTGGCTCAAATGGCGCAGGTAAATCAACACTTTTGGGCGCGGTAACAGGTGAAACGCCGATGGTCGGTGGCAAAGTATTGATTGATGACACCGACGTGACCCATCAAACCGTTGACCAGCGGGCTAGGCTTTGCGCACGTGTATTTCAAGATCCGTTAGCGGGTACTTGCGGCGCGCTCACCATCGAAGAGAACATGGCTTTGGCTTACATGCGCGGGAAATCTCGTGGTTGGAACTTAGCGCTCTCTTCCCAGCGCAGAAAGCTCTTTCAAGAGCGTATCAGTATTCTGGGTTTAGGTTTAGAAGATAGGCTGGGCGACAGTATTGGCCTACTATCAGGTGGGCAGCGCCAAGCCGTGAGTTTGGTGATGGCGACCTTATCGGACAGTAAGCTGCTCTTGCTGGATGAACATACCGCAGCCTTAGACCCTCGTATGGCGGCGTTTATCATCGATCTGACCAAACGCATCGTCAAAGAGTTTAACCTGACTGTGATGATGGTGACTCACTCGATGAAAGATGCGCTGGCGTGTGGCGATCGCACCGTCATGTTGCACCAAGGCGAAATTGTTTTGGATGTCGCCGGAGAGCAACGGGCAGGAATGACGGTGACTCATCTGCTCGAAATGTTCTCTAAAGTGCGTGGTGAAGAGTTAGCGGACGACAGCTTACTGCTCAACTAA
- the dsbB gene encoding disulfide bond formation protein DsbB produces MTLFSSLNRFSRSRASWLLLLIFVLFFEGAALFFQHVMLLSPCVMCIYERVAMFGIGGAALIGLIAPSNPLIRWLGFAAWGASSYKGLTLAMQHVDYQFNPSPFATCDLFVTFPDWAPLNQWAPWLFEAYGDCSKIVWQFLTLSMPQWLVVIFAANLVVLAFVFFSQFFAIKKRNPIR; encoded by the coding sequence GTGACTCTTTTTTCATCACTTAATCGGTTTTCTCGTAGTCGTGCCTCATGGCTACTTTTGTTGATTTTTGTTCTTTTCTTTGAGGGGGCGGCCCTCTTTTTCCAACATGTCATGCTACTTTCGCCCTGCGTGATGTGCATTTATGAGCGTGTGGCTATGTTTGGGATTGGTGGCGCGGCACTCATAGGGCTGATAGCACCGAGCAACCCATTGATTCGTTGGCTTGGTTTTGCGGCTTGGGGAGCCAGTTCATACAAAGGCTTAACGCTGGCGATGCAACACGTGGACTACCAGTTTAATCCATCTCCTTTTGCAACCTGTGACCTGTTTGTCACTTTCCCTGATTGGGCACCGCTTAACCAGTGGGCACCTTGGCTGTTTGAAGCCTATGGGGATTGCAGCAAAATCGTGTGGCAGTTTTTAACTTTATCCATGCCGCAGTGGCTCGTGGTGATTTTTGCTGCCAATCTCGTGGTTCTCGCGTTTGTGTTTTTTTCCCAATTCTTTGCCATCAAGAAAAGAAATCCCATCCGCTAA
- a CDS encoding ABC transporter substrate-binding protein, whose protein sequence is MKAGKLIATAVLASAALLSSQSVLAKTAKVAVSQIVEHPALDATRQGLLDGLKAKGYVEGKNLEFDYKTAQGNPAIAVQIARQFVGENPDVLVGIATPTAQALVSATRSIPVVFTAVTDPVGAKLVKSMQQPGKNVTGLSDLSPVSQHVDLIKEILPNAKSIGVVYNPGEANAVTLVDLLKKSAAEKGLQVVEATALKSADVQSATQAIAAKSDVLYAPTDNTVASAIEGMIVAANQAKTPVFGGATSYVEKGAIASLGFDYYQVGVQTAEYVAAILDGQEPGKLDVKVATGSDLVVNQRVATKLGVTIPASVLERATEVQ, encoded by the coding sequence ATGAAAGCAGGAAAACTGATCGCGACGGCCGTTCTTGCCAGTGCTGCATTACTCTCATCTCAATCGGTATTAGCGAAAACTGCCAAAGTTGCGGTATCGCAAATCGTTGAACATCCCGCCTTGGACGCAACGCGTCAAGGATTGCTCGATGGTCTGAAAGCCAAAGGCTACGTTGAGGGGAAAAATCTCGAATTTGATTACAAAACAGCGCAAGGCAACCCAGCGATTGCGGTGCAAATTGCTCGTCAGTTTGTCGGGGAAAATCCAGATGTGCTAGTGGGTATTGCTACGCCAACTGCGCAGGCTTTGGTTTCGGCGACTCGCTCTATTCCGGTGGTGTTTACCGCGGTAACCGACCCTGTCGGAGCGAAACTGGTTAAAAGCATGCAGCAACCGGGCAAGAATGTGACGGGTTTGTCTGACCTTTCTCCTGTTTCTCAGCATGTTGACCTTATCAAAGAAATTCTACCGAATGCCAAGTCGATTGGTGTTGTGTATAACCCAGGCGAAGCCAACGCGGTGACGTTAGTCGATCTGCTGAAAAAGAGCGCAGCAGAGAAGGGTTTACAGGTGGTGGAAGCCACTGCGCTGAAAAGTGCTGATGTGCAGTCAGCGACTCAAGCGATTGCGGCTAAATCTGACGTGTTGTATGCACCGACGGACAACACCGTTGCCAGTGCGATCGAAGGGATGATTGTTGCTGCAAACCAAGCAAAAACGCCGGTGTTTGGAGGGGCGACCTCTTATGTTGAAAAAGGTGCGATTGCGAGCTTAGGTTTTGATTACTATCAAGTTGGCGTGCAAACGGCAGAGTACGTCGCAGCCATTTTAGATGGACAAGAGCCGGGCAAGTTAGATGTAAAAGTGGCCACAGGCTCTGATTTAGTGGTGAACCAGCGTGTTGCTACCAAGCTCGGTGTAACAATTCCTGCTTCTGTGCTTGAGCGCGCGACAGAGGTTCAATAA